The Remersonia thermophila strain ATCC 22073 chromosome 3, whole genome shotgun sequence nucleotide sequence ATCCTGAAGCGGTGGTGCTGCCCGTGTGCGCTGCTCTGTTGGCCTCCATCCGTCCCACCGTCACCCGACGCGCGCCTCTCGTCTGCCTTATCCAGCCCTGGTCCCAATTGCTCAACTGGGCTGGCTCGATTGGTGTCGCTTCGCCCCTCTTTCGGTGGTCAGACAGCCGGAGCACGCCCGGATTTTGGGTGCCGACAAttcctccctttccccccccccccccccccccctcttcaaGCCCGTCCAGTTCAGGTTCGTGCACCCGTGCCTCCCTCTCTTTACCCAATCCTCAAGGCACCGCGCCGCTCGAACAGGCCATCCCGGGTCCACTGCGCCGTCTTGGTCTTTTGCAGCAACGCCCGTCAGCCCTCCAGTTCTTACATAGGCTGCTGCGACCTTTGGACATCCAATCTGtccatcctggccgaggctGACCGTGATTCCAGCTCAGCTCACCCCTGGAGCCATCCCCCCAACCCGCGCTGCTTGGCTCCGTTCTGCGTTGCGCGGCGGTTGCGGACGGTCCTTGGTTTTGCCATTCATCCCCCACCGCTCGACAAACCCGACCAACATCCAAACCCGGAGCACCTGCAGAGAGGCCGACGCCTGCCCATCCAGGATCCAGTCTCGGACACTTAGCCGACCTTTTCCCTCTGTCGACCTGTCGATTTGTTGCCAGGCGCACAAGACATCGACCCCCCTCATCAGAAAACCATGGGTAAGTCCTTCATACACAAAAACTAGAGCTCTCTCCAAGCCCAGAATCCTTCACGGTCGAGCCGGCCAAAGAGGTTCTCCATCTCCAGAAGCAGTAGTTGTCACGACGATTCATTCCCGTGTCCGTGACGCgctgcttcttctgctgctcGTATCCTCAGGCCTGAAACCTGGCTGTTGGTTGGTGGAATACAACACACAGGCACACACACGCAAGCCTATCGAGCTGGCAGTCAGGACAGTTCgattttttttcctccccaAGCCTCGCTCCGGGGAGCCGCGCGCGGCTGCAGTGCTCCCTGCGCTTCTCAGATCTTTTCATGTGCGGGCAGTACCTTCTACACACACAGCCAGACAggcacacacgcacacacgcacgcacgcacacccCTTCCCCTCAGCCTTCCTGCCCTGCATGTGTTGCCTATCCTGATCCACTCTCGGATTCGTTCAACATTTCTTCCCCCCGCTGCAGCAACCCCCCAAGGTGTTACCTCCCGTCAGGTCCCTCACAGATCCCCTCAAATTGCCACTCTTCAACCACCTCTTTCccaccttcctcctccacctgACACTGCCATCGGCCTTTAACcgatttttctttttttttccctcgaCCTTTCGAACTCGCGATTGTTTCTAACGCTTTCCCCTCGACAGCCGATTCGGGAGACAATTATCGCTCGGTAAGCACGCTTTTCTTTCGCACGTTTTGCCATCCTGCCTTCCCGTCACGGCGTCATTTCCAACGTTGGGCGGTCTTTTCGCGATTTATCGACTTCCTTCTCCCCGCGGACCTCTCTGGCCCATGTGGGCCGTGCTGGACTAGCTGCGTCGTCCGCCGGGGCCAATCGCATCGGTATCCACCTCGCCCCTCGACATTGTGGATCGGGTCCCCGCCGCTGCGAGCTTGGTTCTTGAGCTGTCGTAGGACGTCAGTTGGTCCATCGAACCAAGCTGCGCATCGCGACCGTCGACGACCACGCcatttcccctcccctctctctctctctcttttttcccctctccttctttcTTTACGTTGTTGCGTGCAATCGTATCGCCATTTATATGACGCAACCACCTGCTGACCAGCGACAGCGTGAGAGGTCGCGTTcccctcgccgaggtcgctCACGAAGCCCCAACAACCGTCGATCGTATTCACCCCGCGATCGGTCGCGGAGTCAACCTCGGAGAAGAAGTCGCTCTCCCATGACtggtcaaggccaagctgctggaGGAACAGGTTCAGGATACAACGCCGCCCCCGTTCAACCTCAACCCTTCGAACAACACCGACCCGTCACCATGAACAACATTCGCGAGACATCGCAGCAGGACCGCCGTGTCTACGTCGGCAACCTGTCCTACGACGTCAAGTGGCACCACCTGAAGGACTTTATGCGGCAGGGTGCGTTTCTGGGCGGTGGACAAGATGCGGTTTCTGTGTGCTGACTTTTTTTCGTCGCTGTCAGCTGGAGAGGTTCTCTACGCCGatgtgctgctgcttcccAATGGAATGTCGAAGGTGGGCGCCTATGAGTGATGGCTGGTTCTTTTTGTGGTTTCCTGCTCTTGGTTCTTGATGGATTGTTGGATTGACGGGTTCGGGTTGTCGTCCACGGCGAATTTTAGGGATGCGGGTAAGTTCACGTCCACCCCCGCCAATGTCTTAGCGGCCTGCTGACCCTTTCCAGTATTGTGGAATATGCCACTAGGGAACAGGCTCAGAATGCTGTTGCGACACTCAGCAACCAGAACCTGATGGGCAGGCTCATCTATGTCCGCGAGGTGAGACGCGTCGACCGCCCTTTCGACATTATGAACGCCTTTGGTTGACATCAGACAGGatcgcgaggccgagcctCGGTTTGGTCCTCCGGGCGGCGTCcctcgtggtggtggtggctaCCCCGGTGGCATGGGTGGTGCTCCCGGATACGGCGGTGGCTTCGCTGGCCCGGCCATGGGCGCTCCCGGCCGTCAGATCTACGTCGCCAACGTTGGTTaccgctccccctcccccctatCCCCATCACGGACGGGTCTGTTGACAGTTTGAATAGCTTCCTTTCACCGTGGGCTGGCAGGATCTCAAGGACCTCTTCCGCCAGGCTGGTAGGTCTTTTTAGAACGAACCATTCGCGCCGTGCATAACAGCCCCGCTAACGCTGTTTTTGCAgctcgcgtcggcggcgtgatTCGCGCCGACGTCCATCTGGGCCCTGACGGCAGACCCAAGGGATCCGGCATCGTGGTTTTCGAGTCCCCAGAGGATGCTCGCAACGCCATCCAGCAGTTCAACGGCTACGACTGGCAGGGTCGCACGCTCGAGGTTCGCGAGgaccgcttcgccggcgccccgaacatgggcgttggcggctttggccgcggcggcttcgccggcggctatggtcgcggcggcttcggcggtggccgtggtggctttggtggcggccgcggcggcttcgccggcggctaTGGTCGCGGCGGATTTGGTGGCCCTGGCCCGTACGATGCCCCCCACCAGTCGGTGCCTCCCAACCCGTTCACGGATGGCGCGACCGCCGGTCACGAGAAGTGCGACACCATCTACGTCCGCAACGTAAGTCACACTCGTGTCTCTCTCCCCGCGGTTGAGCCGTTGCTGATTCCGCGTAGCTTCCGTGGTCCACGAGCAACGAGGACTTGGTCGAGCTCTTCACTACTATTGGCAAGGTTGAGCAGGCTGAGATCCAGTACGAGCCCAGCGGCCGCTCTCGCGGCACGGGTGTGGTCCGTTTCGACAacgccgacacggccgagacCGCCATTGCCAAGTTCCAGGGCTATCAGTACGGCGGCCGTCCTCTCAACCTGAGCTTCGTCAAGTATCTTACCCAGCCCGGTCCCGGCggtcccgtcgccggcgattCCATGGACACCGATCCCCATGGCGGTCTCACCCAGGACCAGATCATGTGAGCGTCGACAGCCGAAATGACGACGCTCTGATTCAAGGAGCGATACGGGCGGTCTCGATCCGGCTCGCCCACGCGAGGATATCCGCCGTTCACGACCAATCATTTCTCGATCTCGGCAACACAGCCTGGATTTCATCCGTACTCGTTGTTTTTGTGTCTCCTTTGTCTTGTCCTGCTTTTTATCAACTTTTTCCTTTCCTATCTACGTCACTCTCCCCGGCAGCATGCCCTTGAGTTGGGAAGAGGCCGAAACAAAAagcctggcgctggcgggttGCGGTAtctcgaggaggatggggatgcTCTCGGTCCACGGGTTATAAAGGGCCGCCTTTTGAGGCGCCTTCGATTCTCGACACACTCGGCAACACTCACGATTTCTCAATTTCGGAAAAGTTTGCCTGGGATGTTTCTGGGTTGTTGGGCAGGGGAACTCGGTTCGGCGCTCATTTCTTCTGGGGCCGCAAAACGACACGGGGGAAAAGGATGGAAACTGTGGAAGGGGCTGTTCAGGCACACCCTAGAATGTTGTATTGTCGAATAAGCACCTGGTTCTCTCCTCCGTCGTcagggcggtggcggtcgtcgaTGGATGGGCCGTCGGGTAGCAGTGGCTAGTGGTTGGTAATGGCATCGTTGCGCGAAAGCGGGTGGTGCGAGCTTAGGCGGCTTGCGGAAAGCGAGCCGGCAGGCTGGCAGGCAGACGTGTGTGGTACGCGGTGTGAGTGTTGTGCGGTGCTGTGCGGTACGGTGCGGTAAGGCAAAGTTGGCTGTAAGAGTATGATTGCGATCCGGGTCCAGGATGTCcacggcgggaggagcgtgGCTGCAGCATCCAAGGCTGTGACGCGGTTATCCGGCACGTGGTATGAGGTCATGATCGGTTcgggtcggcgtcgtggtgcGTTTCATTTTTCTTTGGGATggacggcggcttcttcATGTGTTTGGGCGCTTCGGAATCGGACGTCATTGCTTCGACGGATGCGTAAGATACCCCCATTGTGATATAGCATGACAGCAAACTTGAAGACATAGCTGTTGAAGGCATTCGTGTTTGAGGTCCGGTTGTCATCTACCTTTGCAGGACCGCTGCGGCCCTTCGCAGGTGCTTACGTTCAAGGCGATGCGTGCCGGGAGCTGGAAGGAGGAGTCTAGAGGCGGCGGATTTGGCCATTCACTTTTGACCACCTACACCGCATCCTAGTTTTGGCAATGAGAGAATGCCTGCGGTGCTATAGTGGAAAGGGAACTTCCTAGGTAGGCACTCGGCTTCTGCCGTAACAGCTCCAATCAAACAGGGCAGGACACCTTGAGAGGTAAGGAGAGGGGATGGTGTTCAGTCCAGAAGAGAAACAGTGGCAGGGCATACCCAGGGAATCAGATGGCCCTCGGTTGGTGGCAGCCATGTCTACTTTTTCATGCATCATATGTACGTACATCTTCAACGCATATGGACAGCTCGTCGTGTCCATCCCTATACTCGACGAATAATTCACAGTTCGAGTTGGTCCTCCGTTTTCCGATCCCGCTCCGGGCCGTTCTTGCCGGGCAAGAGACCCCATTAAtccggccttggcgaccCACATTTTCGCGTGCCTTTCGGCGCGGCCCTTCTCAGTCCAGCGACTCCAGCGACTCCAAAATTTTGGATCCGGCCGCAGCGAGCACCCCAAGTCCGCCAagcaaccaccacctcggcgcccgaaGTCCGGTGTCACTCCCGATCGAGCCTCTGTGAAGTTATATCGACCCACCGAACGAAGACGAAACGTTTACTGACCACCCTCGCGCACGAAACCCCAACGGGCCGAGCCCCGattccctctcccccttccttcctcccctccccccccctcctctcgaAGGAACGAACaatacacacacacatacatacatacacacatacatacaacACACAATGGCGCAGAAAGCGGCACAGGCAGCCAAGACGGCGTACAGGAAATTCCGGGAGCTCCACGGCGTGGTGGTGTCAGCGGGGCTGATGGACAAGACGGTGAAGGTGAAGGTGGGCGGGCAGAAGTGGAATTCGGTTGTTAAGAAGGTGAGCTTTTCCTTTCTATACATACACCTTGTCCTCTTTCCCCCAccggaggggagggggtgaaggggggtgagggggaggaggcttCCCTTCCATTCCCTCTCTGCTCTCGGCTctcggctctctctctctctctcttttccgAACCTTCTAACCACTCGAGCGGGGGAACAGTTCTTCGACGACCCAAGAacccacctcgtccacgacCCCAACAActcgctccgcctcggcgacgtcgtggcCATCATCCCGGGCTGGCGCGTCTCCAAAACCAAGCGCCACGTCGTCAAGAACATCATCTCCCCGGGCTCGGGCATCCCCATCGAAGAGCGCCCGCCCATCCCGAGCGAGGAGGATCGCATCGCCAAGCGCGAGACGGACcgcgcggccaaggcggagcGCCGCAAGTTCAggaaggtggccgagaaggccgagaggAAGATTGGTATCGCGGAGCGGGTGctgaggaaggcgaggagggagttTGCGCTGCGCGCGAGGTTGTTGGGGATCGAGGTGGAGTTGCCAGAGTTTGAGGCGGATGGGAAGCAAGAGGAGGTAAAGACGTCGGCAAAGCCATGAATACCCGTTTGAGGTTGGGTCGTTGGTGGGTTGAAAAGAAAGACaaagaaaggaaaggaaCGCCGGGGCATCTATTCTTTGGTGGTTTCTGCCCCCCCTATGAATGGGGTTGGGAAGGCATGCCATGCACAGCTCAGAAGCTACTCTGCTGTATTTGTATAACAAGGGAACATGGATGTGTATAAAAACATGACAAGACGTCTGAAAGAAATCGGGTCCTTTCAGCGCACGAGCAGACCTGTCCCTCGGGGAGTCTCGTCGACACGAGCAGGtagagaaaagaaaaattCGCCCGTTTTGAGGTAACCCATGCCCAGAAAATAAAACTCCCTGTTCTTGCGTGCTTGTAATGTATGCCCTTATGCCCTCCCTGGCCGTCCTCCATGCGCCCGTAAAGCTACCGTTTCTATGCCGTCCAAGCCAAATCTACCCGCCCCGTTCCCCGAACTCTCTCGCCCAATCCTCGTACTCCTTGAGACTAGTCTTGCTCACGCTCGGCCGGATcgtggccaagctggcgaCAAAATCCGACAGCTCAATCGGTCGTATCTCTTCCATGGTCATGTGTAGCAGGGCATCCCCCAACGATCGCAAAGGCCCCATGGCTgcgtccttggccagcgcGGTGATGTCCGAGCCCGAAAACCCTGCCATGAATCGTCAGAAACCCTCTCCTCAAACGTGAGCAAagtagaaaaaaaaataaggaaaagaaaagaaaaaccaaACTCACCATCCGTCAACCCAACCAGCGTATCGATATCCTCCTCGCTCAACgtatgctgctgctgcttcaaCAATGTCATAATCTGCACCTTTCTCGTCTCCGGCTCAGGCAGCGGGATGTACTGCCTCCTAAcaaacctcctcctcgcggcctcGTCAATCGCCCACGGCAAATTGGTCGCGGCGAGGACCAGCACCCTATTCGCATCCCCGcgctccttttccttctcccccaccggctccctccccgccgccgcccgctggaGGTCGCTCCACTGGATAAGAAACTCGGTCTTGATCCGCCGCGTGGCCTCGTGCTCCCCCGTTCCGGAGCGCTGAGAGAGCAGCgagtcgatctcgtcgacgaaGATGATGCTGGGCGCGAGGACCTTCGCCAGCGAGAACAAGGCGCGCACGAGCTTTTCCGACTCGCCCAGGTACTTGCTCGTCAGGCTGCTGGCAGAGATGGAGAAGAAGGTCGACTTCGACTCGGTAGCCACGGCGCGAGCAAGCATCGTTTTgcccgtccccggcgggccgAAGAGGAGCATCCCCCTGGCTGGTTCTCGCAAGCCCATGAAGAGGTCGGGGCGGAGGAAGGGGTAGACAACGGTTTCGCGGAGCGCGTTCTTGGCGACTTCAAGCCCGGCAATGTCGCTCCAGTGGACTTCGTCGCCGCGGACCACGATTTCGTTAAGAATCTGCTTTGCGGCGTGCTGGTCGACCCCCGGCGGGAGTTTCTTTAGAATGGCGGCTTTCTTCCGTTTCCATTCCTTGGCGGCTTTTGCGTtttcgtcctcctcggtggaGCTGTCggagagctcggccagggagTCCGCGATGAGGGAGGTTTCTTTGTGCCGGtgggcgctgctggtgcggCGCAAGGAGCGCGAAGCGGGGGTGTCGAGGGAGGACGATGAGAGGTCGGAGGTTGCTGGCGAAGAGGGCCGTCCTGGTCTCTGCTCTCGCTTCCGGCTCCCTGCTGGGCTCACGCCGATACCGCTCCCGGACGGCGTTCTGAGGGATCtcggcttcgccgccgatggGGTTCTGGAGGAAGAAGACACGCGTCGTGAGACCGTGGCGGAGTCGGAGGAGGTCGTTCTGCCGTCAAGATTCAGACGCTTTGGAACATCCGACAGGCCTCGTTCCTCATCGAGCTGGTCGCGTTGTTTTCTTGCCTGTGGCGTCCGTGGCAAAACGGCTCTCTGCTGGGGAAGTTGGTCTCGGCGGAGTGCTTTGTCTCGAACCGGCGAGCCTTGTTCCCGACTATCCCTCAGGGTAAGCGAGTTCAAGGCGCTTGAAGCCGCGCTTACTGACAACGGAGAGGGTCTTGACTGCATATACGATTCGGTTTGCCGCAGCTCTGCCAGGTCCACGCTCACCCTTCTGTCGGCATCTTTGGTGGGACTCCGGGTCCGGGAGGTGGTCAATCTTCTGGAATTGCTGTCCCAGGTTCTGTACGGTGACTCAgagcttctccttgtcggcTCCGTCACAGTGGGCGGGTTCGAAGTTTGGCGTGTCGGCTCGGGCCTGTCCGCCGAGCCCTGCTCAGCGGTGTCTCGGTTTCCCAGCAAGCTCCATGCCAGCAACGCAGCCTTTCCAGGTCCGTCTACGGCTTTTGGGGTgggccggcggagggcgatCTTTGTCGACTTCTCCCCGGAGTGGCCTGTGCGCAACGTGGTTCGCATGGTATGTCGCTCGGGGCTGGATGTCCTTGACGACTTCTTATCCGGGGAGAGACGAGAGGGAGTCGAGAAAGGGGGTTTGTGCGATGGCGAGGGAGAAAG carries:
- a CDS encoding mitochondrial 37S ribosomal protein uS17m; the protein is MAQKAAQAAKTAYRKFRELHGVVVSAGLMDKTVKVKVGGQKWNSVVKKFFDDPRTHLVHDPNNSLRLGDVVAIIPGWRVSKTKRHVVKNIISPGSGIPIEERPPIPSEEDRIAKRETDRAAKAERRKFRKVAEKAERKIGIAERVLRKARREFALRARLLGIEVELPEFEADGKQEEVKTSAKP